In Leuconostoc kimchii IMSNU 11154, one genomic interval encodes:
- the sufD gene encoding Fe-S cluster assembly protein SufD, with product MIDNKSIKDLPMPIFAKVRYHAWLLDDMQPALEFTDQGYFNQEELGIEVSGQSTTYSKLTDDLIRQGVILMSMQDAQQRHQQLVKKLIGSVIPNNLDRLAAQNFNAFNTGIFLYIPDNTQIKHVLHLTLNHLSVTGKDFIARIFVYVGQNVTVDMMQLIHSADLEKSKASVVIEVLAATGAQVNYANVDAFSQKTTGYINRQANVGDHATVDWSNVSFNDGNVITKLESRLNGEGATSHVGVIALTHKKQTQGLVTEVRNTGRHSVGHIFQRGVILNHSALIFNGIGRIIKGAKGSDAQQESRVLMLSHHARGEANPLLLIDENDVTAGHAASVGRVDEQQMYYLMSRGLTEKVARKLVIRGFMGQILAKMPTKAARQAVIDEIERKLQYEGN from the coding sequence ATGATTGATAATAAAAGCATAAAAGATCTACCAATGCCAATTTTTGCTAAAGTGAGGTATCATGCCTGGCTATTAGATGATATGCAACCGGCTCTAGAGTTTACGGATCAAGGTTATTTCAATCAGGAAGAATTGGGTATTGAAGTTAGTGGACAATCAACAACATACAGCAAGTTAACAGATGACCTGATTAGACAGGGTGTTATCTTGATGAGTATGCAAGATGCACAGCAACGGCATCAGCAACTGGTAAAAAAGTTAATTGGCAGCGTGATACCGAATAATTTGGACCGCTTGGCGGCTCAGAATTTCAATGCTTTTAACACTGGTATTTTTCTTTATATTCCTGACAACACGCAAATCAAGCATGTGTTACATCTGACGCTCAATCATCTATCGGTGACAGGAAAAGATTTCATCGCGCGAATTTTTGTGTATGTTGGTCAAAATGTGACAGTAGATATGATGCAACTAATTCATAGTGCCGATTTAGAAAAATCTAAAGCATCAGTAGTAATTGAAGTCCTGGCAGCAACAGGTGCTCAAGTAAATTACGCTAATGTCGATGCTTTTTCACAGAAAACTACTGGCTATATTAATAGACAAGCCAATGTAGGGGACCATGCCACAGTTGACTGGTCTAATGTATCATTCAACGATGGCAATGTGATTACAAAGTTAGAGAGCCGATTAAATGGTGAGGGGGCAACGTCACATGTCGGCGTCATTGCACTAACACATAAAAAGCAGACACAGGGACTAGTGACAGAAGTTCGCAATACAGGTCGGCATTCTGTGGGACATATTTTTCAACGTGGCGTTATCTTGAATCATTCTGCTTTGATTTTTAATGGCATCGGCCGCATTATTAAGGGCGCAAAAGGATCTGATGCCCAACAAGAATCACGCGTATTGATGCTATCGCATCATGCACGTGGTGAAGCAAATCCGTTACTTTTAATTGACGAAAATGATGTGACGGCTGGTCACGCAGCCTCTGTTGGTCGCGTAGACGAGCAACAGATGTATTATCTAATGAGCCGTGGACTAACTGAAAAAGTAGCTAGAAAATTAGTTATTCGTGGTTTTATGGGACAAATTTTGGCAAAGATGCCTACCAAAGCAGCGCGGCAAGCGGTAATTGATGAGATAGAGAGGAAATTACAATATGAGGGAAATTAG
- a CDS encoding aminotransferase class V-fold PLP-dependent enzyme, producing MREIRHDFPVLDQVINQKPMIYLDSAATAQKPQQVIDTIVNYYEQDNANVHRGIYELSQRATQLYEASRDKVQHFIHASQREEILFTRGTTESINWIASTYGIDNIHQGDEIVISYMEHHSNIVPWQQLAKRVGATLKYIGLNADGTLNMTDAATQITNKTKIVSIAHASNVLGVINPIKDLADLAHQHGAIIVVDGAQSTPHMAIDVQALSADFFAFSGHKMMGPMGIGILYGKKSILDNMKPAQFGGEMIESVSLHDAIFQPLPWRFEAGTPNVAGAIGLGAAIDYLTTIGMSNVNQYEHDLVSYALPKLKSIVGVTIYGPQNIKEHTAVIAFNVDGIHAHDMATALDQEGIEVRAGHHCAQPLMNYLDLTATVRVSLYLYNTTAEIDRLVATIKKIKEYFQNGFT from the coding sequence ATGAGGGAAATTAGGCATGACTTTCCAGTATTGGATCAAGTGATTAATCAAAAGCCAATGATTTATTTAGATAGTGCGGCAACTGCTCAGAAACCACAGCAGGTGATTGATACCATTGTAAATTATTATGAACAAGATAATGCGAATGTCCATCGTGGCATTTATGAATTATCTCAACGTGCGACGCAATTGTATGAAGCATCGAGAGATAAAGTACAGCACTTTATTCATGCGAGTCAACGTGAGGAAATTTTGTTTACCCGTGGTACAACTGAGTCAATCAATTGGATCGCCAGCACATATGGCATTGACAATATTCATCAGGGAGATGAAATTGTTATTTCTTACATGGAACATCATTCAAACATCGTTCCTTGGCAACAGTTGGCTAAGCGAGTTGGGGCCACTTTAAAATATATTGGACTGAACGCTGACGGCACATTAAATATGACAGATGCTGCAACTCAGATTACGAACAAAACAAAGATTGTATCAATTGCGCATGCATCCAATGTGCTAGGCGTTATTAATCCCATTAAAGATTTAGCGGATTTGGCACATCAACATGGCGCTATAATTGTTGTGGATGGCGCGCAATCGACGCCACATATGGCGATTGATGTACAGGCACTATCAGCTGATTTTTTCGCGTTTTCTGGACACAAGATGATGGGACCGATGGGTATTGGCATTTTGTATGGTAAAAAATCAATCTTAGACAATATGAAGCCTGCGCAATTTGGTGGTGAAATGATTGAATCTGTTTCATTACATGACGCCATTTTTCAACCCTTACCTTGGCGTTTTGAGGCAGGCACACCCAATGTAGCTGGGGCAATTGGGCTGGGTGCAGCCATTGATTATTTGACGACAATCGGTATGTCAAATGTGAACCAATATGAACATGATTTAGTATCTTATGCATTACCAAAGTTAAAAAGTATTGTGGGTGTGACGATTTATGGGCCGCAAAATATTAAAGAGCATACGGCTGTGATTGCATTCAACGTGGATGGTATACATGCGCATGACATGGCTACGGCATTGGATCAAGAGGGTATTGAAGTTAGAGCTGGACATCATTGTGCACAACCACTGATGAATTATTTAGATCTGACGGCAACCGTACGTGTAAGTCTTTATCTTTATAACACCACTGCAGAAATTGATCGATTAGTCGCAACAATAAAAAAGATAAAGGAATATTTTCAAAATGGCTTTACATAA
- the sufU gene encoding Fe-S cluster assembly sulfur transfer protein SufU yields the protein MALHNLDNLYRQAIMGYAQNPHHYHPVTVADQYTVRKYNPTCGDVIEIAITTHDQVISDIHFDGDGCAISKASASMMTDLVLNRTLSAAQKMISEFSSMTMGESHDQVLLGEAELLAGVTKFPARIKCATLAWHALDELLTSKN from the coding sequence ATGGCTTTACATAACTTAGACAATTTATACCGGCAAGCCATTATGGGCTATGCTCAAAATCCTCATCATTATCATCCAGTTACAGTAGCAGATCAATATACTGTCAGAAAATATAACCCAACTTGTGGTGATGTTATTGAAATAGCGATAACAACCCATGATCAAGTGATTTCTGACATACATTTTGATGGTGACGGTTGTGCTATTTCTAAGGCATCTGCGTCAATGATGACTGATTTGGTCTTAAACAGGACACTGTCTGCAGCGCAAAAGATGATCTCTGAGTTTTCTAGCATGACAATGGGAGAATCCCATGATCAGGTGCTATTAGGTGAGGCGGAATTGTTGGCTGGTGTGACAAAATTCCCAGCACGTATCAAATGTGCAACATTAGCATGGCATGCATTAGACGAACTTTTGACCAGTAAGAATTAA
- the sufB gene encoding Fe-S cluster assembly protein SufB, which produces MEIERQAALERTKAAINVNKADELGFQDNYQAVFSTGKGINETIIRQISAKKKEPQWMLDYRLQAYQTYLDMPMQTWGPDLSDINFDDIYYYNKPTNDKYRDWDDVPAELKATFERLGVPEAERKWLAGSSAQYESEVVYHKMKAEFEKTGIIFTDTDTAVQEYPELVQAYFGSLVKPTNNKMAALNSAAWSGGTFIYVPKGVRVTTPIQSYFRINTENEGQFERTLIIVDEGAHVDYVEGCSAPMYSGDALHAAVVEVIVKKDAYCRYTTIQNWSNNVYSLETKRAAAHENATMEWVDGNFGSKTTMKYPSVYLEGEGARGTMLSIAVAGSGVHLDSGAQMIHHAKNTSSSIISKSIAHDGGVTDYRGTVKFGRESDGSFAHVECDTILVDDQSSADTIPYNTILNGNVSMEHEAKVSRVSEEQLYYLMTRGISAEKATEMIVMGFIEPFTKELPMEYAVELNRLMKFEMVGSVG; this is translated from the coding sequence ATGGAAATTGAACGACAAGCAGCACTTGAGCGTACAAAAGCAGCGATTAATGTTAACAAAGCCGACGAATTAGGATTCCAAGATAACTATCAGGCTGTATTTTCAACAGGCAAAGGCATCAATGAAACAATTATTCGCCAAATATCAGCTAAGAAAAAAGAACCACAATGGATGTTAGATTATCGCTTGCAAGCCTATCAGACGTATTTAGATATGCCGATGCAAACATGGGGACCAGACTTAAGTGATATTAATTTTGACGACATTTATTATTATAATAAACCAACGAATGATAAATACCGTGATTGGGATGATGTGCCAGCCGAACTTAAGGCAACTTTTGAGCGCCTAGGTGTACCAGAAGCTGAGCGTAAATGGCTGGCAGGATCATCAGCGCAATATGAGTCCGAGGTTGTTTACCATAAAATGAAGGCAGAATTTGAAAAAACTGGTATTATCTTTACAGATACGGATACGGCAGTTCAAGAATATCCAGAATTAGTTCAAGCGTACTTTGGATCTTTAGTAAAGCCAACAAACAATAAAATGGCGGCGTTGAATTCAGCAGCGTGGTCAGGTGGCACCTTTATTTATGTGCCGAAGGGTGTTCGCGTGACAACACCTATTCAATCATATTTTAGAATTAACACTGAAAACGAGGGTCAGTTTGAACGTACATTAATTATTGTTGATGAAGGGGCACATGTTGATTATGTGGAGGGCTGTTCAGCGCCAATGTATTCAGGGGATGCATTACATGCAGCAGTTGTTGAAGTGATTGTTAAAAAAGATGCTTATTGCCGTTATACAACGATACAAAACTGGTCGAATAACGTGTATTCATTGGAAACAAAGCGTGCAGCAGCGCATGAGAATGCCACAATGGAATGGGTTGATGGCAATTTTGGCTCCAAAACAACGATGAAGTATCCATCGGTTTATTTAGAAGGGGAAGGCGCACGGGGGACCATGTTATCTATTGCGGTTGCCGGTTCAGGTGTTCATTTGGATTCGGGTGCACAAATGATTCATCACGCAAAAAATACCTCTTCTTCAATTATTTCAAAATCTATTGCTCATGATGGTGGCGTAACAGATTATCGGGGTACCGTTAAATTTGGTCGTGAATCCGATGGGTCTTTTGCACATGTTGAGTGTGACACAATTCTAGTGGATGATCAGTCTTCTGCAGATACCATACCTTACAACACGATATTAAATGGTAATGTGTCAATGGAGCATGAGGCTAAAGTATCACGAGTGTCAGAAGAACAATTGTATTATTTGATGACACGAGGCATTTCGGCAGAAAAGGCAACTGAAATGATTGTGATGGGCTTTATTGAACCATTTACTAAGGAGCTACCAATGGAATATGCTGTAGAATTGAATCGCTTAATGAAGTTTGAAATGGTTGGATCGGTAGGATAA
- a CDS encoding metal-sulfur cluster assembly factor: MQSELEDRIMATLTNVIDPELQIDIVNLGLINYIDMATNGDVTINMTLTTMGCPLTGVLEEMIIKALKIIPEVKTTKVELTWEPAWGIDRMSRYAKMALGL; the protein is encoded by the coding sequence ATGCAGTCGGAATTAGAAGATAGAATAATGGCAACTTTAACAAATGTGATTGATCCAGAGTTACAAATTGATATTGTTAATTTAGGTTTGATCAATTATATTGATATGGCAACAAATGGTGATGTCACCATAAACATGACATTAACTACGATGGGTTGTCCACTAACAGGCGTTTTAGAAGAAATGATTATAAAAGCATTGAAAATTATACCAGAAGTCAAAACAACCAAAGTTGAACTTACATGGGAACCTGCTTGGGGAATTGATAGAATGTCACGATACGCAAAAATGGCATTAGGATTATAA